A region from the Acidobacteriota bacterium genome encodes:
- a CDS encoding DUF2784 domain-containing protein has translation MNLHRLLADAVVLVHLGFVLWVVFGGLAVLRWPRVAWLHLPAAAWGALVELAGWYCPLTDIENALRRRAGAAGYEGGFVEHYLLPVLYPRGLTREVQIALGVGVIVLNLAVYTWILWRRKRSGGGSSQPGGKQLGDNQPGDNS, from the coding sequence GTGAATCTCCACCGCCTCCTCGCCGATGCCGTGGTCCTGGTGCACCTCGGTTTCGTCCTCTGGGTGGTCTTCGGCGGTCTGGCGGTGCTGCGCTGGCCTCGGGTAGCGTGGCTGCATCTGCCCGCCGCCGCTTGGGGAGCGCTGGTGGAGCTGGCGGGCTGGTATTGCCCGCTGACGGATATCGAGAACGCCCTGCGCCGCCGCGCCGGCGCCGCCGGCTACGAGGGCGGCTTCGTCGAGCACTACCTGCTGCCGGTGCTCTATCCCCGGGGGCTGACCCGGGAGGTGCAAATCGCCCTGGGAGTGGGGGTGATCGTGCTCAATCTGGCGGTGTATACATGGATCCTCTGGCGCCGGAAGCGTTCGGGAGGAGGAAGCAGCCAACCAGGAGGCAAGCAACTAGGAGACAACCAACCAGGAGACAACTCGTGA
- the arfB gene encoding alternative ribosome rescue aminoacyl-tRNA hydrolase ArfB has protein sequence MMIEINSALSLPETELELETSTSSGPGGQNVNKVETRVTVLFDVVSSPSLDEEQRDRILDKLSSRINKEGVLRVSSQEHRSQSANREQAVARLAELLQEALRKPRRRRKTRRSKAAHRRRLEKKKQRSQIKRLRSNPKIGDG, from the coding sequence ATGATGATCGAGATCAATTCCGCCCTCAGCCTGCCCGAGACCGAGCTCGAGCTGGAGACCAGTACCAGCTCGGGGCCCGGCGGGCAGAATGTCAACAAGGTAGAGACCCGGGTGACGGTGCTCTTCGACGTGGTGTCGTCGCCGAGCCTGGACGAGGAACAGCGGGATCGAATCCTCGACAAGCTCTCCTCGCGCATCAACAAAGAGGGAGTCCTGCGGGTCAGCAGCCAGGAGCACCGCTCCCAAAGCGCTAACCGGGAGCAGGCGGTGGCGCGGCTGGCGGAGCTGCTCCAGGAGGCTCTGCGCAAGCCCCGCCGCCGGCGCAAGACCCGACGCTCCAAGGCTGCCCACCGGCGCCGGTTGGAGAAGAAGAAGCAGCGTTCGCAGATCAAGCGCCTGCGCTCCAACCCCAAGATCGGCGATGGCTGA